The Xiphophorus maculatus strain JP 163 A chromosome 23, X_maculatus-5.0-male, whole genome shotgun sequence genome contains a region encoding:
- the LOC102238178 gene encoding dual specificity protein kinase CLK4-like isoform X2 has protein sequence MSEVEVLKRLKTLDADRRYSCVHMLDWFDYHGHVCIAFELLGLSTYDFLKENNFQPFPVKQIRHMAYQIIRAVKFLHKNKLTHTDLKPENILLIDSDYDMEYNREKRRDERTLKNPDVKIVDFGNATYDHEHHTSVVSTRHYRAPEVILDLGWDHSCDVWSIGCILIEYYLGTTLFQTHDSKEHLAMMERVLGPIPTNLLEKTKKRRYVHRNKLDWDIHSSAGRYVKKHCKPLKHYIVSRSEDHRLLFDLIEKMMEYDPSKRLSLEQALRHPFFDCYNKNSSSRKSGSRGSSTRSSSSSSGGSK, from the exons ATGTCTGAAGTAGAGGTTCTTAAACGCCTGAAAACCCTCGATGCTGACCGAAGATA TTCCTGTGTCCATATGCTGGACTGGTTTGACTACCACGGTCACGTTTGTATCGCTTTTGAGCTGCTTGGCCTCAGCACATATGATTTCTTGAAGGAGAACAACTTTCAGCCTTTTCCTGTTAAACAAATCAGGCATATGGCTTACCAGATCATTCGAGCTGTGAAAT TTTTGCATAAGAACAAACTGACTCACACAGATCTGAAGCCTGAAAACATTCTACTGATAGATTCAGACTATGACATGGAATACAACCGTGAAAAG AGACGAGATGAACGAACACTCAAGAACCCTGATGTGAAAATTGTAGACTTTGGGAATGCCACCTATGATCATGAGCACCACACGTCTGTAGTTTCAACTCGTCACTATCGTGCTCCGGAAGTTATTTTAG ACCTGGGCTGGGACCATTCCTGTGATGTCTGGAGTATTGGCTGTATTCTCATCGAGTATTATCTTGGAACAACCCTCTTCCAG ACACATGACAGTAAAGAGCATCTTGCCATGATGGAGAGAGTCCTGGGTCCGATCCCTACAAACCTCCTGGAGAAAACCAA GAAACGACGATATGTTCACCGAAACAAGTTGGACTGGGACATTCACAGCTCTGCCGGGAGATACGTCAAGAAACACTGCAAACCCCTCAAG cATTACATCGTATCTAGAAGTGAAGACCACCGGCTGCTCTTTGACCTGATAGAGAAGATGATGGAATATGACCCATCGAAGCGCCTCAGCCTGGAGCAGGCACTTCGACATCCCTTCTTCGACTGCTACAACAAGAACAGCAGTAGCCGAAAGAGTGGCAGCCGAGGCAGCAGCACCAGGAGCTCTAGCAGCAGCAGTGGCGGTAGCAAATGA
- the LOC102237916 gene encoding transmembrane protein 126A-like yields MSEHAEQKSGPGLSRAVIAEMLLKNFEKLSDSDQKLFTHGPLYLGGNAGFAGLIANSLYRRALNVHAARIASNLPMAVLPFLTTTALYNAVVSQPLLSGDLNCPTCSLIRGALVGAVGGGVYPMLLALPLNVGLASRYSTAPMPEKGTMLRYCVEVSRPVFNKMRAVFLLQAFFGTYLGSRHFESYAKLAQITFSKEEGLQE; encoded by the coding sequence ATGTCTGAACACGCCGAGCAGAAGAGCGGACCGGGATTGTCCAGGGCCGTGATTGCCGAGATGCTGTTGAAGAACTTTGAGAAGCTGTCTGACTCTGATCAGAAGTTATTCACGCACGGACCTCTGTACCTGGGGGGAAACGCCGGGTTTGCGGGGCTGATCGCCAACAGCTTGTACCGGAGGGCTCTGAACGTCCACGCGGCGCGCATCGCCTCCAACCTGCCTATGGCGGTGCTGCCCTTCCTCACCACCACCGCCCTGTACAACGCGGTGGTGTCGCAGCCGCTGCTGTCCGGCGATCTGAACTGTCCCACCTGCTCCCTGATCAGAGGCGCGCTGGTCGGGGCGGTCGGTGGTGGAGTCTACCCGATGCTGCTGGCTTTGCCGTTGAATGTCGGCCTCGCATCCAGATACAGCACGGCTCCGATGCCAGAGAAGGGCACAATGCTGCGGTACTGTGTGGAAGTCTCCAGACCCGTCTTTAACAAGATGAGAGCAGTTTTCCTGCTACAGGCTTTCTTTGGCACCTACCTGGGCTCCAGGCATTTCGAAAGTTACGCCAAGCTGGCCCAGATAACCTTCAGCAAGGAGGAAGGACTGCAAGAGTGA
- the LOC102238178 gene encoding dual specificity protein kinase CLK4-like isoform X1 yields the protein MRHSKRLRSPGVWLDECGWEERMDCRKRRKRDSPSSDRENRSRRSPRYNKTHDGHYLEARSLNQRLDSQEKYTCEHSLDVACNDDSYDDTYKDRDLDWHHYSKSSGRSGRSRRSSRRHRDRRHRRSHSRHGSSSRRSHQRRKRSRSVEDDDEGHLIYHNGDMLKARYEILCTLGEGAFGKVVECIDHDNHGARVALKIIKNIDRYREAAMSEVEVLKRLKTLDADRRYSCVHMLDWFDYHGHVCIAFELLGLSTYDFLKENNFQPFPVKQIRHMAYQIIRAVKFLHKNKLTHTDLKPENILLIDSDYDMEYNREKRRDERTLKNPDVKIVDFGNATYDHEHHTSVVSTRHYRAPEVILDLGWDHSCDVWSIGCILIEYYLGTTLFQTHDSKEHLAMMERVLGPIPTNLLEKTKKRRYVHRNKLDWDIHSSAGRYVKKHCKPLKHYIVSRSEDHRLLFDLIEKMMEYDPSKRLSLEQALRHPFFDCYNKNSSSRKSGSRGSSTRSSSSSSGGSK from the exons ATGCGTCACTCAAAGCGATTGCGCTCACCAGGTGTCTGGCTAGACGAGTGTGGCTGGGAAGAAAGAATGGATTGTCGCAAACGCAGAAAGCGAGATTCACCTAGCAGTGACAGAGAGAATAGATCCAGGAGATCTCCTCGTTACAACAAGACACATGACGG gcaTTACTTGGAGGCCCGCAGTCTAAACCAGAGGCTGGATTCTCAGGAGAAATATACCTGTGAACACAGTCTGGATGTGGCCTGCAACGATGACAGTTATGATGACACCTACAAGGACAGAGATCTTGACTGGCACCACTACAGCAAGTCTTCTGGGCGTAGTGGTCGCAGCAGGCGAAGCAGTCGCAGGCACAGAGACAGAAGGCACAGACGCAGCCATTCTCGACATGGGTCCTCCTCG AGGAGGAGCCACCAGCGCAGGAAAAGATCCAGGAGTGTTGAGGATGATGACGAGGGTCACCTCATCTATCACAATGGAGACATGCTGAAAGCGAGAT ATGAGATTCTGTGTACTCTAGGAGAGGGTGCCTTTGGAAAAGTTGTTGAGTGCATTGATCATGACAA TCATGGGGCTCGAGTGGCTCTGAAGATCATTAAAAATATAGACCGCTACAGAGAGGCAGCTATGTCTGAAGTAGAGGTTCTTAAACGCCTGAAAACCCTCGATGCTGACCGAAGATA TTCCTGTGTCCATATGCTGGACTGGTTTGACTACCACGGTCACGTTTGTATCGCTTTTGAGCTGCTTGGCCTCAGCACATATGATTTCTTGAAGGAGAACAACTTTCAGCCTTTTCCTGTTAAACAAATCAGGCATATGGCTTACCAGATCATTCGAGCTGTGAAAT TTTTGCATAAGAACAAACTGACTCACACAGATCTGAAGCCTGAAAACATTCTACTGATAGATTCAGACTATGACATGGAATACAACCGTGAAAAG AGACGAGATGAACGAACACTCAAGAACCCTGATGTGAAAATTGTAGACTTTGGGAATGCCACCTATGATCATGAGCACCACACGTCTGTAGTTTCAACTCGTCACTATCGTGCTCCGGAAGTTATTTTAG ACCTGGGCTGGGACCATTCCTGTGATGTCTGGAGTATTGGCTGTATTCTCATCGAGTATTATCTTGGAACAACCCTCTTCCAG ACACATGACAGTAAAGAGCATCTTGCCATGATGGAGAGAGTCCTGGGTCCGATCCCTACAAACCTCCTGGAGAAAACCAA GAAACGACGATATGTTCACCGAAACAAGTTGGACTGGGACATTCACAGCTCTGCCGGGAGATACGTCAAGAAACACTGCAAACCCCTCAAG cATTACATCGTATCTAGAAGTGAAGACCACCGGCTGCTCTTTGACCTGATAGAGAAGATGATGGAATATGACCCATCGAAGCGCCTCAGCCTGGAGCAGGCACTTCGACATCCCTTCTTCGACTGCTACAACAAGAACAGCAGTAGCCGAAAGAGTGGCAGCCGAGGCAGCAGCACCAGGAGCTCTAGCAGCAGCAGTGGCGGTAGCAAATGA